The Ignatzschineria rhizosphaerae genome contains a region encoding:
- the pepT gene encoding peptidase T: protein MSLGQTLTERFFRYLAIESQSCASGTTVPSTPSQWNMVKALAKELESYGLEEVHIDEHGVLTAFRRGTIKNVPTIGFITHVDTVDVGLSPNIKPQVLRYEGEDLCLNSEEDIWFKRHEHPEAERYIGEEIIFSDGTSVLGADNKAAVTCVMELVKQLADSNANCGDLYVAFVPDEEIGLRGAKVMDLDRFKVDFAYTIDCCEEGEVVYETFNAGSVKIKIEGVTAHPMSAKGVLVNPLRIAHDLMGCFDRLDTPEHTEGRDGYFWVTAINGTPNDAIMNINIRDFDKKSYEARKAFVHEAVAMIAARHPRAKIECEITDVYSNIIDSMGEDKTALDLLFASFKALAIEPNVIPMRGGTDGSALSTRGIFTPNYFTGALNFHSRFEFLPISAFEKSFNVTKKIVELVSQHQK from the coding sequence ATGTCATTAGGACAAACATTAACAGAACGCTTTTTTAGATATTTAGCAATAGAGAGCCAAAGCTGCGCTTCAGGAACAACGGTTCCTTCTACGCCAAGCCAGTGGAATATGGTGAAAGCCTTAGCAAAAGAGTTAGAAAGCTATGGTTTAGAAGAAGTTCATATTGATGAACATGGTGTTTTAACGGCATTTCGTAGAGGGACAATTAAAAATGTGCCAACGATTGGTTTTATTACACATGTAGATACGGTTGATGTGGGACTTTCTCCTAATATTAAGCCGCAAGTTCTACGTTATGAAGGAGAAGATCTTTGCTTAAATAGTGAAGAAGATATCTGGTTTAAACGTCATGAGCACCCAGAAGCAGAGCGTTACATTGGTGAAGAGATTATCTTTAGTGATGGCACTAGTGTGTTAGGCGCTGATAATAAAGCGGCTGTTACTTGCGTGATGGAGCTTGTAAAGCAGCTTGCTGATAGTAATGCAAATTGTGGCGATCTTTATGTGGCATTTGTGCCAGATGAAGAGATTGGTCTTCGCGGCGCTAAAGTGATGGACTTAGATCGTTTTAAAGTAGATTTTGCTTACACGATTGATTGCTGCGAAGAGGGGGAAGTGGTTTATGAAACCTTTAACGCTGGATCTGTCAAAATTAAGATTGAAGGGGTGACCGCACATCCGATGTCAGCAAAGGGTGTCTTAGTGAATCCTCTTCGTATTGCCCATGATTTAATGGGCTGCTTTGATCGTCTTGATACGCCAGAGCATACAGAAGGCCGTGATGGCTATTTCTGGGTAACGGCAATTAATGGCACGCCTAATGATGCAATCATGAATATCAATATTCGTGATTTTGATAAAAAGAGCTATGAAGCGCGCAAGGCTTTTGTCCATGAAGCAGTAGCGATGATTGCCGCACGTCATCCACGAGCGAAAATCGAGTGTGAAATCACCGATGTCTATAGCAATATTATCGATTCAATGGGGGAAGATAAAACCGCATTAGATCTTCTTTTTGCATCATTTAAGGCGTTAGCCATTGAGCCAAATGTGATTCCAATGCGTGGTGGAACAGATGGTTCAGCGCTCTCAACTAGAGGGATTTTCACTCCTAACTATTTTACAGGGGCTTTAAACTTCCATTCTCGTTTTGAGTTTTTACCGATCTCAGCTTTTGAAAAGAGCTTTAATGTAACGAAAAAGATTGTGGAGCTTGTAAGCCAACATCAAAAGTAA
- a CDS encoding AbgT family transporter has translation MATDAAPIKKKGFLNAVERFGNTMPSVTMLFIYALVICWILSFLLSFIDFDYYLPSHVEGQAPQKIEVLNLFTYDRIVTFIISTVKNFMSFPPLGITIVATLGIGIAEKSGFINTSLKKLLSFISPRFLTPTVAFVAVVAHIVSDSAYVVLMPVAALMFYAKGRHPLAGISTAFAGLAGGFSASFLPSKIDPIMQSFTQDAARIVNPTYDVNVLANYFLSFGSTFGVILMCWFITEKVVEPWLNKNCPLDSQISSQETKELSEVTALDKKGFRWAGLSIVAMIVLITVLLIPESSPLRAPDGSMTSSDAGIMQMIVPLIFIFFAVPGIIFGFMTKSFTSSNDVVKAMEDIIKSLIPFIVFAFFAAQFLYSFNVSNIGKLIALAGADMLTTMKFPAELTIFLVIALVGVVNILITSATSKWAIMAPVLVPMLMAVGISPELTQAAFRISDSAVNVATPMFPFYPLIIMYCARYYTKAGVGTLCSMMIPYTAGLFIVLTLTLYAFWWLNIPLGFESTYTIPVIGAGAP, from the coding sequence ATGGCAACTGATGCTGCACCTATTAAGAAAAAAGGTTTCTTAAACGCCGTAGAGCGTTTCGGAAATACGATGCCAAGCGTCACAATGCTCTTTATTTATGCATTAGTGATCTGTTGGATCCTCTCATTTTTACTCTCATTTATTGATTTTGATTATTACTTGCCTTCCCATGTGGAAGGGCAAGCACCGCAAAAGATTGAGGTCTTAAATCTTTTTACTTACGATCGGATCGTCACTTTTATTATCTCTACGGTGAAAAACTTTATGAGTTTCCCACCACTTGGCATTACGATTGTGGCAACACTTGGTATCGGCATTGCGGAAAAAAGCGGCTTTATTAATACGTCACTTAAGAAATTATTAAGTTTTATTTCTCCTCGCTTTTTAACACCAACAGTGGCATTTGTTGCGGTTGTCGCGCATATCGTGTCAGATTCTGCCTACGTTGTCTTAATGCCGGTTGCGGCTCTGATGTTCTATGCTAAAGGTCGCCATCCTCTTGCCGGGATTTCTACGGCATTTGCAGGTTTAGCTGGAGGCTTTAGTGCCAGTTTCTTACCCTCAAAAATTGATCCGATTATGCAAAGCTTTACACAAGATGCGGCGCGGATTGTGAACCCTACCTACGATGTTAACGTTTTAGCGAACTACTTTTTAAGCTTTGGTAGCACCTTTGGGGTGATTCTCATGTGCTGGTTTATTACGGAGAAAGTGGTAGAACCTTGGCTTAATAAAAACTGCCCATTAGATAGCCAGATTTCATCACAAGAGACAAAAGAGCTTTCAGAAGTCACTGCGCTTGATAAAAAAGGCTTTAGATGGGCAGGTTTATCTATTGTGGCGATGATTGTCTTAATTACGGTTCTTTTAATCCCTGAGAGCTCACCTCTACGTGCGCCAGATGGCAGCATGACAAGCTCAGATGCCGGCATTATGCAGATGATTGTTCCGTTAATTTTTATCTTCTTTGCCGTTCCCGGCATTATTTTTGGGTTTATGACAAAGTCATTTACATCCAGTAATGATGTGGTAAAAGCGATGGAAGATATTATTAAGTCTTTGATTCCTTTTATTGTATTTGCCTTTTTTGCTGCACAATTTTTGTATTCCTTTAATGTCTCTAATATCGGTAAACTGATCGCGCTTGCCGGTGCGGATATGTTAACCACAATGAAGTTCCCTGCAGAATTAACGATCTTCCTTGTGATTGCTTTGGTGGGCGTTGTGAATATTTTAATTACCTCAGCGACTTCTAAATGGGCGATTATGGCGCCGGTATTGGTGCCGATGCTGATGGCAGTTGGTATCTCTCCTGAATTAACACAAGCGGCATTTAGAATCAGTGATTCAGCGGTGAACGTCGCAACACCGATGTTCCCATTTTATCCGCTGATTATCATGTACTGCGCAAGATATTATACTAAAGCAGGCGTAGGGACACTTTGCTCAATGATGATCCCTTATACCGCAGGGCTCTTTATCGTGTTAACGCTCACGCTATATGCATTTTGGTGGCTGAATATTCCATTAGGATTTGAAAGTACTTACACTATTCCTGTAATAGGTGCTGGCGCGCCTTAA
- the mgtE gene encoding magnesium transporter: MVIQDRNMKFGLETAGSLMTNDFITLDMHQTVDEAIHYLRQNLYQREDIHYVYILDENKILVGVVAIRELLSAKGDEAISKVMKTKLKQVTTSIDQEEVAQLFQQTELVTIPVVAESGHLLGVIHIDQILDVMEQEGTEDIYRMASIKSDELENQNILTATIGLLYRKRIAWLVVLVFMNVFSGAGIATYEDLIESNVALVFFLPLLVDSGGNAGAQSATLVIRAMALGEVRMRDWFKMISKETLVSALLGFTMALAVSLVGMYRGGMEIAFIVALTMVFVVMIGSLIGLSLPFIFSKLKMDPATASGPLITSICDIVGVFIYFGIASAFITL; the protein is encoded by the coding sequence ATGGTAATTCAAGACCGCAATATGAAGTTTGGATTAGAAACAGCAGGGTCGCTCATGACCAATGACTTTATCACCCTCGATATGCATCAAACTGTGGATGAAGCGATCCACTACCTTCGTCAAAATCTCTATCAAAGAGAAGATATTCATTATGTCTATATTCTTGATGAAAATAAGATTTTAGTAGGCGTTGTTGCTATTAGAGAGCTTCTCTCAGCAAAGGGCGATGAGGCAATCTCTAAGGTGATGAAAACAAAGCTCAAGCAAGTCACCACTTCCATTGACCAAGAAGAGGTTGCCCAATTATTCCAACAAACAGAACTTGTCACGATTCCTGTAGTTGCTGAATCTGGGCATCTTCTTGGCGTTATTCATATCGATCAGATTTTAGATGTGATGGAGCAAGAGGGGACGGAAGATATTTACCGCATGGCATCTATCAAAAGTGATGAGTTAGAGAATCAAAATATCTTAACGGCCACCATTGGGCTTCTTTACCGCAAACGTATTGCTTGGCTTGTGGTACTTGTCTTTATGAATGTCTTCTCCGGCGCTGGAATTGCAACTTATGAAGATCTTATCGAAAGCAATGTAGCGCTTGTCTTTTTCTTACCATTACTGGTCGATAGTGGCGGTAACGCTGGTGCACAGTCTGCTACCCTTGTGATTCGAGCCATGGCGCTTGGTGAGGTGAGAATGAGAGACTGGTTTAAGATGATCAGTAAAGAAACGCTTGTTTCCGCGCTCCTTGGTTTTACTATGGCGCTTGCTGTTTCCCTTGTGGGAATGTATCGCGGTGGCATGGAGATTGCCTTTATTGTTGCCTTAACAATGGTTTTCGTAGTAATGATCGGTAGTCTCATCGGGCTTTCATTACCTTTTATCTTTAGCAAACTCAAAATGGACCCAGCAACAGCAAGTGGACCGCTCATCACATCCATTTGCGATATCGTCGGTGTCTTTATCTACTTTGGGATTGCGAGTGCTTTCATTACGCTTTAA
- the metG gene encoding methionine--tRNA ligase, with product MQQQRDIFVTNALPFANGDIHLGHLLGYAQADIWVRFQRMLGNNVYYICADDTHGTPIMLKADQLGITPEELIAKAHAAHLQDFDRFHIDFDNYYTTHSKENQQLVEEIYLTLQANGLIETKTIEQFYDEERKMFLPDRFIKGECPKCHAKDQYGDNCESCGATYRPTELINPFSAVTGKTPVMRPSEHFFFKLSDPRCVEFLREFLEDKARLQPEAANKMREWIGEEGDCKLSDWDISRDAPYFGFPIPNAENKYFYVWLDAPIGYFASFKNYCDKTGGIDFESFIKKEKATAANTEMVHFIGKDIMYFHTLFWPAMLNFSGHRVPSQYAINGFLTVDGAKMSKSRGTFITADSYISQNLDPEWLRYYFAAKSNGAIDDFDLNLDDFVNRVNADLVGKYVNIASRTSRFIAKEFDNELGDIAAETKALIASIIDRKAAVKAGYEKRNFAAALREISAACDDVNEHFDQMKPWEIAKDESKRQLLQDLCTGYLECFRLLSLYLKPVLPIVAGKVESFLNVEPLSFAALTASLEKGHKIGSYEHLMTRLNRKDLDKLIEANKEALAAVRNDAADNQKSDNVKKEVKAESKEADAGDYISIDDFGKIDLRLGKVLSCDFIEGADKLLTFQIDLGEEKPRTIFSGIRKFYEDPAALIGTYVIVVANLAPRKMRFGVSEGMILSASTKDQLTLLTTLGELAPGAKIS from the coding sequence ATGCAACAACAGAGAGATATTTTTGTCACAAACGCACTGCCATTTGCCAATGGCGATATTCATCTTGGGCATCTTTTAGGTTATGCTCAAGCAGATATTTGGGTGCGTTTCCAACGAATGCTTGGGAATAATGTCTACTATATTTGTGCAGATGATACTCATGGAACGCCTATCATGCTTAAAGCTGATCAATTAGGCATTACGCCAGAGGAGTTGATTGCTAAAGCTCACGCTGCGCACTTACAAGATTTTGATCGTTTCCATATCGATTTTGATAACTACTACACAACGCACTCAAAAGAGAATCAGCAGTTGGTAGAAGAGATCTATCTAACACTTCAAGCAAATGGTTTAATTGAAACTAAAACAATTGAGCAGTTTTATGATGAAGAGCGCAAAATGTTCCTGCCCGATCGTTTTATCAAAGGGGAATGCCCAAAATGTCATGCGAAAGATCAATATGGGGATAACTGTGAATCATGTGGCGCAACTTATCGCCCAACCGAGTTAATTAATCCTTTCTCAGCAGTGACAGGGAAAACGCCTGTAATGCGTCCTTCTGAGCATTTCTTCTTTAAATTATCAGATCCACGTTGTGTGGAATTCCTTCGTGAGTTCTTAGAAGATAAAGCGCGCCTTCAACCAGAAGCGGCTAATAAAATGCGCGAATGGATTGGTGAGGAAGGGGATTGCAAGCTTTCTGATTGGGATATCTCTCGTGATGCGCCTTATTTTGGTTTTCCAATTCCTAATGCGGAGAATAAATATTTCTATGTTTGGTTAGATGCGCCGATCGGTTATTTTGCATCTTTTAAAAACTACTGTGACAAAACAGGTGGTATTGATTTCGAAAGCTTTATTAAGAAAGAGAAAGCAACTGCTGCCAACACTGAAATGGTGCATTTTATCGGGAAAGATATCATGTATTTCCATACGCTTTTCTGGCCGGCAATGCTCAACTTCTCAGGTCACCGTGTGCCATCGCAATACGCAATCAATGGTTTCTTAACGGTTGATGGCGCTAAAATGAGTAAATCTCGCGGGACCTTTATTACGGCAGATTCTTATATCTCTCAAAATCTTGATCCTGAGTGGTTGCGTTACTACTTTGCGGCAAAATCTAATGGGGCTATTGATGACTTTGATTTAAATCTTGATGATTTTGTCAATCGTGTCAATGCCGATCTTGTTGGTAAATATGTCAATATTGCGTCACGCACGAGCCGTTTTATTGCCAAAGAGTTTGATAATGAACTCGGGGATATCGCAGCAGAAACCAAAGCTTTAATCGCCTCTATTATTGATCGTAAAGCTGCGGTGAAAGCAGGTTATGAGAAGCGTAATTTTGCGGCAGCACTACGTGAGATTTCCGCAGCGTGTGATGATGTGAATGAGCATTTTGACCAGATGAAGCCTTGGGAGATTGCAAAAGATGAATCAAAACGTCAATTACTCCAAGATCTTTGCACAGGCTATTTAGAATGCTTTAGATTGCTCTCCCTCTATTTAAAACCCGTGTTACCAATTGTTGCCGGTAAAGTAGAGAGCTTTTTAAATGTTGAGCCATTATCATTTGCGGCATTAACAGCAAGTTTAGAAAAAGGCCATAAAATTGGGAGCTATGAGCATCTGATGACTCGTTTAAATCGTAAGGATTTAGATAAGCTTATTGAAGCAAATAAAGAGGCGTTAGCGGCGGTTCGTAATGATGCGGCAGATAATCAAAAATCAGATAACGTTAAAAAAGAGGTAAAGGCAGAGAGTAAAGAAGCAGATGCCGGCGATTACATCTCGATTGATGATTTTGGTAAGATCGATCTTCGTTTAGGAAAAGTTTTATCCTGTGACTTTATTGAAGGGGCAGATAAGCTCTTAACATTCCAGATTGATTTAGGGGAAGAAAAACCACGCACGATCTTTTCAGGCATTCGTAAATTCTACGAAGACCCAGCGGCGCTTATCGGCACTTATGTGATTGTGGTTGCAAACCTTGCACCTCGTAAAATGCGTTTTGGCGTGAGTGAGGGGATGATTCTTTCAGCCTCTACAAAAGATCAATTAACGCTCTTAACAACATTAGGTGAATTAGCGCCAGGGGCGAAAATTTCGTAA
- the ispF gene encoding 2-C-methyl-D-erythritol 2,4-cyclodiphosphate synthase, producing the protein MRIGFGFDVHTFKEGDHLMLGGVKIPFHKAFKAHSDGDVVLHALTDAILGAVKLGDIGTLFPDTDPAYKDADSRKLLVQAYQLVLDRGYEIGNIDITIMAERPKILPHRQAIERIIAGDLMISENDINVKATTMEKLGFVGREEGIAAQVAVLLKPQ; encoded by the coding sequence ATGCGAATAGGATTTGGCTTTGATGTCCATACCTTTAAAGAAGGTGATCACTTAATGCTTGGCGGTGTAAAGATTCCTTTTCACAAAGCTTTTAAAGCCCATTCTGATGGTGATGTAGTACTTCATGCATTAACGGATGCTATTTTAGGGGCTGTAAAATTAGGCGATATCGGGACTTTATTCCCCGATACAGATCCGGCCTATAAAGATGCCGATAGCCGTAAACTATTAGTACAGGCTTATCAGTTAGTATTAGATCGCGGATATGAGATTGGGAATATTGATATTACGATCATGGCAGAAAGACCCAAAATTTTGCCACATCGACAAGCGATAGAGCGTATTATTGCCGGCGATCTGATGATTAGCGAAAATGATATTAATGTAAAAGCGACCACAATGGAAAAGCTTGGCTTTGTTGGTCGTGAAGAAGGAATTGCAGCCCAAGTTGCGGTTCTTCTTAAACCGCAGTAA
- the ispD gene encoding 2-C-methyl-D-erythritol 4-phosphate cytidylyltransferase translates to MIKKEIYFIIPAAGIGTRMAVEKPKQYLEINGQTILTHTLKLLISVPEIRGGVVVLSKEDKTPLAIENDHLWVTIGGETRTDSVFAGLKFLSQKLTSLGKDLSSIWIAVHDAARPGLTSLEMSHFFQSVLKDQPEGGAIMALPAQDTIKLVEGACITKTLNRDQIWLAQTPQMAPLEMLLSSTEKIMMDGANVTDEASVLEYNGYFPKVYRGYHHNFKITYPEDLKLMSLYFSEREKCE, encoded by the coding sequence ATGATAAAAAAAGAGATCTATTTTATAATTCCAGCCGCAGGTATTGGCACGAGAATGGCGGTTGAGAAGCCTAAGCAGTATCTAGAGATCAACGGTCAGACAATTTTAACCCACACGCTGAAATTGTTAATATCTGTGCCTGAAATTAGAGGCGGCGTTGTTGTGTTATCAAAAGAGGATAAGACGCCTTTAGCCATTGAAAATGATCATCTCTGGGTAACCATTGGGGGAGAAACACGTACAGATTCTGTTTTTGCGGGGTTAAAGTTTTTATCACAAAAACTGACATCTTTGGGGAAAGATCTTTCCAGTATCTGGATTGCGGTGCATGATGCCGCCCGTCCTGGTTTAACATCTTTAGAGATGTCTCATTTTTTTCAATCTGTTTTGAAAGATCAGCCAGAGGGCGGTGCGATTATGGCGCTTCCAGCACAAGATACTATTAAGCTTGTAGAAGGGGCTTGTATCACAAAGACATTAAATCGAGATCAGATTTGGCTTGCACAAACACCCCAGATGGCGCCGTTAGAGATGTTGCTCTCATCAACAGAGAAAATCATGATGGATGGTGCAAATGTCACAGATGAGGCTTCGGTTTTAGAGTATAATGGCTACTTCCCAAAAGTTTACCGAGGATATCATCACAATTTTAAGATCACCTACCCAGAAGATCTTAAGTTGATGAGCCTCTATTTTAGTGAGAGAGAGAAATGCGAATAG
- a CDS encoding integration host factor subunit beta: protein MTRSELVQRLSAKYPHCSSTEIEKSVKKILEHITDTLGEGGRIEIRGFGSFSVRYREPKIGRNPKTGDAVKLSGKYTTHFKPGKLLRERVDESREGHPLPV, encoded by the coding sequence GTGACTAGATCGGAGTTAGTTCAAAGACTCAGTGCTAAATACCCTCATTGTTCATCAACAGAGATTGAAAAGAGTGTGAAGAAAATTTTAGAGCATATTACAGATACTCTAGGGGAAGGTGGCCGAATCGAAATCCGTGGCTTTGGTAGTTTTTCTGTGCGCTATCGTGAGCCAAAAATCGGTCGCAATCCAAAAACTGGGGATGCAGTAAAATTAAGCGGAAAATATACGACACATTTTAAACCAGGAAAATTACTTCGTGAAAGAGTAGATGAGAGCCGCGAAGGTCATCCTCTTCCAGTATAA
- the rpsA gene encoding 30S ribosomal protein S1 produces MSLSFAELFEQSIAEEQAREIGGIIKATVVKIENGFVIVDAGLKSEGRIPAEQFQDLNGELEVQVGDKVDVVLESLEDGFGETRLSREKAKRAEVWAFLEKKLENDEIIKGIISGRVKGGFTVDIGTERAFLPGSLVDVRPVRDIAYLEGKELELKVIKLDQKRNNIVVSRRAVLEEEYSAEREELLKTLEEGDVVKGIVKNLTDYGAFIDLGGIDGLLHITDMAWKRVRHPSEIVEINQEIEVKLLKFDKERNRVSLGLKQLGEDPWKDIAMRFPAGLQTKGKVTNITDYGCFVEIEPGIEGLVHVSEMDWTNKNVNPSKVVTAGEEVGVVVLDIDEERRRISLGMKQCMPNPWSEFEVKFNKNDKIKGTIKSITDFGIFIGLEGGIDGLVHLSDISWSVPGEEAIRDFSRGDEIEAMVLAVDAERERISLGIKQLDQDPFSSFLAEHEKGSLVKGLITEVDAKYAVVDLGNGVEGNLRAAEISSERVEDVRNIYNVGDELEARFMSVDRRNRSIVLSVKAVDEVSPQDIADYANNEAQVATTFGDLLKEQMKQQ; encoded by the coding sequence ATGTCATTAAGTTTTGCAGAATTATTTGAGCAATCAATTGCCGAAGAACAAGCGCGTGAAATCGGTGGAATTATCAAAGCAACGGTTGTTAAAATCGAAAACGGTTTTGTAATCGTAGATGCGGGTCTTAAAAGTGAAGGCCGTATCCCAGCTGAACAATTCCAAGATTTAAATGGTGAGTTAGAAGTTCAAGTTGGCGATAAAGTTGACGTTGTACTTGAATCACTTGAAGATGGTTTCGGTGAAACTCGTCTTTCACGTGAAAAAGCGAAACGTGCAGAAGTTTGGGCGTTCCTTGAGAAAAAACTTGAAAATGATGAAATCATCAAAGGTATTATCTCAGGTCGTGTTAAAGGTGGATTCACTGTTGATATCGGTACAGAACGTGCGTTCTTACCAGGTTCATTAGTTGATGTTCGTCCTGTTCGTGATATCGCTTACCTTGAAGGTAAAGAGCTTGAGCTTAAAGTGATCAAACTTGATCAAAAGCGCAACAACATCGTTGTTTCACGTCGCGCGGTACTTGAAGAAGAGTATTCTGCAGAGCGTGAAGAACTCCTCAAAACACTTGAGGAAGGCGATGTAGTTAAAGGGATCGTTAAGAACCTTACAGACTACGGTGCGTTTATTGACCTTGGTGGTATCGACGGTTTACTTCATATCACAGATATGGCGTGGAAACGTGTTCGTCACCCATCTGAGATCGTAGAGATCAACCAAGAGATCGAAGTTAAACTTCTCAAGTTCGACAAAGAGCGTAACCGTGTTTCACTTGGTCTTAAACAACTTGGTGAAGATCCATGGAAAGATATCGCAATGCGCTTCCCAGCAGGCCTCCAAACTAAAGGTAAAGTTACTAACATTACTGATTATGGTTGCTTCGTTGAGATTGAGCCAGGTATCGAAGGTCTTGTTCACGTTTCAGAAATGGATTGGACGAACAAAAACGTTAACCCTTCAAAAGTTGTTACAGCTGGTGAAGAAGTTGGTGTTGTGGTTCTCGATATCGATGAAGAGCGTCGTCGTATCTCACTCGGTATGAAACAGTGTATGCCTAACCCATGGTCTGAGTTTGAAGTTAAATTCAACAAGAACGACAAAATCAAAGGTACTATCAAATCAATCACTGATTTCGGTATCTTCATTGGTCTTGAAGGCGGAATTGATGGTCTTGTTCACCTTTCTGATATCTCATGGAGCGTTCCTGGTGAAGAAGCAATCCGTGATTTCAGCCGTGGTGATGAGATTGAAGCAATGGTACTTGCAGTTGATGCTGAGCGTGAGCGTATCTCACTTGGTATTAAACAACTTGACCAAGACCCATTCTCTTCATTCTTAGCAGAACACGAGAAAGGTTCACTTGTGAAAGGTCTTATTACTGAAGTTGATGCTAAATATGCAGTTGTTGACTTAGGTAATGGTGTTGAAGGTAACCTTCGTGCAGCAGAGATCTCTTCTGAGCGTGTAGAAGATGTTCGTAACATCTATAACGTTGGTGATGAGCTTGAAGCACGTTTCATGAGCGTTGATCGCCGTAACCGTTCAATCGTTCTTTCTGTGAAAGCGGTTGACGAAGTTAGCCCACAAGATATTGCTGATTACGCAAATAATGAAGCACAAGTTGCAACAACATTTGGTGATCTCTTAAAAGAGCAAATGAAACAACAATAA
- the cmk gene encoding (d)CMP kinase, with protein MQNIITVDGPSGVGKGTLSLELAKKLQWHFLDSGAIYRAVAVYALKKEIDLEDEMQVAALAKTLPLTFKVTSNQLAIYLADEEVTKLIRAETTGNAASIVAKHPLVRENLLQRQRDFAQMPGLIADGRDMGTVVFPKAPLKLFLTASAKVRAERRYKQLLDSGICVNIEQILSEVEARDERDRSRSASPLIPAEDALIIDTSELGVEDVLQKAWEAVIKTFPKR; from the coding sequence ATGCAAAATATTATTACAGTAGATGGCCCAAGTGGTGTAGGTAAAGGAACGCTCTCTTTAGAGCTGGCTAAAAAGCTTCAGTGGCACTTTTTAGATTCAGGTGCGATCTATCGTGCTGTTGCGGTTTACGCATTAAAAAAAGAGATTGATCTAGAAGATGAGATGCAAGTTGCGGCATTAGCGAAAACATTGCCATTAACCTTTAAAGTTACGAGTAATCAGTTAGCGATCTATTTAGCAGATGAAGAGGTGACAAAACTAATTCGCGCTGAAACAACAGGAAATGCCGCATCAATTGTGGCTAAGCATCCATTGGTCAGAGAAAATCTTCTGCAAAGACAACGCGATTTTGCGCAAATGCCGGGGTTAATCGCAGATGGTCGTGATATGGGAACGGTTGTATTTCCAAAGGCGCCATTAAAACTCTTTTTAACAGCAAGTGCGAAAGTACGTGCAGAAAGACGATATAAGCAGTTGTTAGATAGTGGTATTTGCGTTAATATAGAGCAAATTTTATCCGAAGTGGAGGCAAGAGATGAGCGAGATCGTTCACGTTCTGCTTCTCCTTTGATTCCAGCTGAAGATGCGTTAATCATTGATACATCAGAGCTTGGGGTAGAAGATGTATTGCAAAAAGCATGGGAAGCGGTTATTAAAACCTTTCCTAAACGGTAA